CCAGGGCAACTTACCTTAAAAATGGTGACTCGAAGAAGACCATCATTTACGGTCAAGGCTGGACAACCGAGCCGGAGGGCATGGGGCGAATTTCCAAGATGTTTTATGACATGGGCTACAACGTTTTGATGCCCTACACTCGCGGCCAAAACTCCAGTGACGGTGAATGGTTAACCTTCGGGGATAAAGACAAACAGGATTGGGTCAATTGGATTAACAAGATTGACCAAACCAATGGCCAAGACAGCCAGATTGTTCTCTACGGTCAATCACTTGGCGCCGACACTGCACTACAATATGCCGGCCAAGGCAATTTGCCTTCTTCCGTCAAAGCAACCATTGCGGATTGTGGTTTTTCGACCATCCCATCTTTGATCTACCATTTGTACACTGGTGCAGCTAACAGTCTCAATAGCATCACTTCTAAAATTGGCTGGAACCTCAACGGCTCAATTCCACTGGTTCCATTTGATCAGCTCTTAACGGCGATGAACGGGATTAACAAGCTTGTTCAAGGCTTTAGCCTGGATGACGTCTCCGGCATCACAGCAGTTAAGAATTCGAAATTGCCAACTTTATTCATTTCAACTGAAGATGACACTTTCATCCCTGATACTGAAACTGAAACCATGTACAACCTGAGTGCCTCAACTGATAAAAAACTGTGGGTGCTTGACGGCCACGTTGGCGGTCATGCTTCAGCAAGCAACGCCGTTCAGGATTACATGAAGAACATTGAAGATTTTCTGGCTTCCGCAATGAATCAAAGCAGTTCGTCTTCTGATGATCAACTGAATGTTCCGGCAACCAACAAAGTTGCTGCATAGCACTTCAATATCAACCTTGGAAAAGGCTCAGCGATAACTAGTCGCTGGGCTTTTCTTGATCAACAATCAAGTTTGGGGCAGCTTGGCTAACAAAGGATTTATTAAAATTGACCCAGATCAATTTTTTACCATCCAAAACGTGCTAAAGTTAAAATGTAAAATGTTTCGATGATATGTATTGACATCAGTTTTGCCAATCTGTATTATGTTAATTATTAACTAATAAAAAGTAAGTACACTACTGGAGGAATTTTAACCCATGAAAGAACAATTATTAGATCTTGCCAAGAAGCGCCGCTCTATTTACGCATTAGGCCGTAACATCAACCAGAGCGAAGACGAGATTGCTGACTTAATCAAGAAGAATATCAAGTGGGCCCCAACCCCATTTAACAACCAAACCACTCGTGCCGTGATCTTGTTTGGTGCCAACCACGAAAAGCTGTGGGACATCGTTGGCAAACGCTTGAAGTCAGAAGTTCCTACTGAAGAAGCTTACCAAAAGACTTTGGAAAAGATCAACGCCTTCAAATCAGCATTTGGTACTGTCATGTACTACACTGACATGGACGTTGTTCATCGCTTTGAGAATGACTTTGCACTGTACGCCGACAACTTTGCCGACTGGGCAGAACAAGCTCAAGGAAACGCTCAATTTGCCGTTTGGACATCCCTTGCCGAAAACGGCATCGGTGCCAACCTGCAACATTACAATCCACTGATCGATGACCAAGTTAAAGAAGCATTTGGCATCCCTGACAGCTGGAAATTACGTGCCCAAATGGACTTTGGTTCAATTGAAGCCCCAGCTGGCGAAAAAGAATTCATGAATGACGAAGACCGCTTCAAGGTTTTGAAGTAATTAAATTGCATGCCAAAATGGTTCCCAACCAGATCACATCTGATTGAGAACCATTTTTTTGATACACTCACTTCTTCAATTGAACTTTC
Above is a genomic segment from Lentilactobacillus buchneri containing:
- a CDS encoding nitroreductase family protein; the encoded protein is MKEQLLDLAKKRRSIYALGRNINQSEDEIADLIKKNIKWAPTPFNNQTTRAVILFGANHEKLWDIVGKRLKSEVPTEEAYQKTLEKINAFKSAFGTVMYYTDMDVVHRFENDFALYADNFADWAEQAQGNAQFAVWTSLAENGIGANLQHYNPLIDDQVKEAFGIPDSWKLRAQMDFGSIEAPAGEKEFMNDEDRFKVLK